In Vagococcus luciliae, one genomic interval encodes:
- a CDS encoding DUF805 domain-containing protein: MINAYKEYWNNMTVMNASSTRAQYWWPQVINYFVLALYTSLTGTYKYIDFMSDGSRVIKEWNSVTIIFVVLTFLIWLANFTVRARRLHDRDHSNWWILFYLLPVIGNIIIFITLILPSKQQTRWPINQSDI, encoded by the coding sequence ATGATAAACGCTTATAAAGAATATTGGAATAATATGACAGTAATGAATGCTTCATCTACACGAGCTCAATATTGGTGGCCACAAGTGATTAACTATTTTGTTTTGGCTCTCTATACTAGTTTAACAGGAACTTATAAGTATATTGATTTTATGTCTGACGGTTCAAGGGTCATTAAAGAGTGGAATTCGGTAACGATTATTTTTGTTGTGCTAACTTTTTTAATTTGGTTAGCAAATTTTACTGTTCGTGCGAGAAGATTGCATGATCGTGATCATAGCAACTGGTGGATTTTATTTTATCTTTTACCTGTTATTGGTAATATTATTATCTTCATTACATTAATTTTACCAAGCAAACAACAAACTAGATGGCCAATAAATCAATCTGATATATAG
- a CDS encoding GNAT family N-acetyltransferase encodes MKLVPIEQIDIPTIKQFKESFNQTQDIIHGANQLQRSKDINQWLRDVTILKTKDYKQSVQTTHYALINNLGEMIGISDVKHHLTPYLQKEGGHISYSISPTYQGKGYGTLLLKETLKKAHTLELKKVLLTCKETNIASKKVIENNQGIYQYTIVVNQSKVDHYLIHLDNNNYIM; translated from the coding sequence ATGAAGTTAGTACCAATTGAACAAATAGATATTCCAACCATTAAACAATTTAAAGAGTCATTCAATCAAACTCAGGATATTATACATGGAGCCAATCAATTACAACGATCAAAAGACATCAATCAATGGTTACGAGATGTCACAATTTTAAAAACAAAAGATTATAAACAATCGGTTCAAACAACACACTATGCACTCATTAATAACCTAGGTGAAATGATTGGTATCTCTGATGTCAAACATCATTTAACACCTTATCTACAAAAAGAAGGAGGACATATTAGTTATAGTATTTCACCTACTTATCAAGGAAAAGGTTATGGAACATTATTGCTTAAAGAAACGCTAAAAAAAGCACATACGTTAGAATTAAAAAAAGTACTGCTAACTTGTAAAGAAACTAACATTGCATCTAAGAAGGTGATTGAAAACAACCAAGGTATCTACCAATACACTATAGTGGTAAACCAATCCAAAGTAGATCACTATCTCATCCATTTAGATAACAATAATTATATTATGTAA
- a CDS encoding GNAT family N-acetyltransferase, giving the protein MESKDAHENLTLKKVELKYLKQFNELLRYVFQVTDSDIEESGYEDESEIIRAKRPVLREADVYGWFTQDDELISQLAIYPCEVNIHDTVYEMAGLTGVGTYPEYTNMGLMSDLIKLGLDKMRDNKQWISYLYPYNIPYYRRKGWEIMSDKISFEIKDTQLPKIVDVPGYVEREDIDHEDVYKVYDAFAEQNHGAMIRSDLNWEEYWRWENEEERTAAIYYSADGDPCGVCFYWIAEEVFHIKEMFYLNQEARKGLWNFVSAHFSMIDRVVGATYKNEPIAFLFEDSEIKESIEPYFMARIVDVEQFIKQYPFITTGKPFHFVVTDPIAEWNNNNFSLMWDEDNHLTVTNEAIGNPVYVDIQTLTALLMSYKRPSYLYRIERLKTDKETLRTLERIIPDQEAYFSDYF; this is encoded by the coding sequence ATGGAATCAAAAGATGCACACGAGAATTTAACCTTAAAAAAGGTCGAACTAAAATATTTGAAACAATTTAATGAGTTACTTCGTTATGTCTTTCAAGTCACTGACTCTGATATTGAGGAGAGTGGCTATGAAGATGAATCTGAAATTATTCGTGCCAAACGTCCTGTCTTACGTGAAGCAGATGTTTATGGTTGGTTTACTCAAGATGATGAGTTAATTTCTCAATTAGCTATCTATCCTTGTGAGGTTAACATCCATGATACTGTCTATGAAATGGCTGGTTTAACTGGTGTTGGAACGTACCCAGAATACACAAACATGGGATTAATGAGTGATTTGATTAAATTAGGTTTAGATAAAATGCGTGATAATAAGCAATGGATTTCTTATCTCTACCCTTATAATATCCCTTACTACCGTCGTAAAGGGTGGGAAATTATGTCTGATAAAATATCCTTTGAAATCAAAGATACTCAGCTACCTAAAATCGTTGATGTGCCTGGTTATGTTGAACGCGAGGATATTGACCATGAAGATGTTTACAAAGTCTATGACGCATTTGCTGAACAAAACCATGGTGCAATGATTCGTTCTGATTTAAACTGGGAAGAATATTGGCGTTGGGAAAATGAAGAAGAACGGACAGCCGCTATTTATTATAGCGCAGATGGCGATCCTTGTGGGGTTTGTTTTTATTGGATAGCTGAAGAAGTGTTTCATATCAAAGAGATGTTTTACTTAAACCAAGAAGCCAGAAAAGGTCTTTGGAATTTTGTGTCTGCCCATTTTTCAATGATCGACCGTGTTGTTGGTGCTACTTATAAAAATGAGCCAATTGCCTTTTTATTTGAAGACAGTGAAATAAAAGAATCCATTGAACCTTACTTTATGGCACGCATTGTAGATGTTGAGCAATTTATCAAACAGTATCCGTTTATCACTACGGGTAAGCCATTCCACTTTGTTGTGACTGATCCTATTGCTGAGTGGAATAATAACAACTTTAGTTTAATGTGGGATGAGGATAATCATTTGACTGTAACAAATGAAGCCATTGGAAATCCTGTTTATGTTGATATTCAGACACTCACCGCTCTTCTAATGAGTTATAAACGCCCGTCTTATCTGTATCGTATCGAGCGATTAAAAACGGATAAAGAAACACTTAGAACCCTTGAGAGAATCATCCCTGACCAAGAAGCTTACTTTAGTGATTATTTCTGA
- a CDS encoding GTP-binding DUF697 domain-containing protein, protein MDQANYKKYVEETFNNVKKENKELKKVNLLIAGKSGVGKSTLINTVFGEDLVKTGVGKPVTEDIHLIEQKNFPVRIYDTVGFEISKMGFDIKSVVKSFKRNPIQQLIKKVQATETTDDDVHVVWYVISGSGARIEEAEISFIKWLVDQKLPVIIVLTKCFDIKEATLLKNEIEKLIDSSFDIILVLAKQTEHQGIFGIEELIDATVELLPEGLQASFIHSQEASIKVKHNEAVKVVTATMAANFGTGFAPVPGADAPIMMTSQTAMMTKITSIYGIEVDKQKIETALTSMLGVYAAMISGKSLAGNIAKLVPGVGTLGGGLISGGVGMVITGALGYAYIELMELVIKGQVDLSTMTPDALTDLLLKLLPNYLPK, encoded by the coding sequence ATGGATCAAGCGAATTATAAAAAATATGTTGAAGAAACATTTAATAATGTTAAGAAAGAAAATAAAGAGCTAAAAAAGGTTAATCTCTTGATTGCTGGAAAAAGTGGCGTTGGAAAATCCACACTGATTAATACGGTATTTGGTGAAGATTTAGTAAAAACGGGCGTTGGTAAACCTGTTACAGAGGATATTCATTTGATTGAACAGAAAAATTTTCCTGTTAGAATTTATGATACTGTAGGATTTGAAATTAGTAAGATGGGGTTTGATATAAAAAGCGTGGTCAAATCATTCAAACGAAATCCTATTCAACAACTAATAAAAAAAGTTCAAGCAACTGAAACAACAGACGATGATGTCCATGTTGTGTGGTATGTTATTTCTGGATCAGGTGCTAGGATTGAAGAGGCTGAAATATCATTTATCAAGTGGTTAGTTGATCAAAAGTTACCTGTTATTATTGTATTGACAAAATGCTTTGACATAAAAGAAGCTACTCTTTTAAAAAATGAAATAGAAAAATTAATCGACTCTTCCTTTGATATTATATTAGTGCTAGCAAAGCAAACAGAACATCAAGGCATCTTTGGGATTGAAGAATTAATTGATGCTACTGTTGAACTTTTACCTGAAGGGTTACAAGCGTCATTTATCCATTCACAAGAAGCTTCTATCAAAGTCAAACATAATGAGGCTGTTAAAGTTGTGACCGCTACTATGGCCGCTAATTTTGGAACGGGATTTGCTCCTGTACCTGGGGCAGATGCTCCGATAATGATGACATCACAAACAGCGATGATGACCAAAATCACCTCAATTTATGGAATTGAAGTTGATAAGCAAAAAATAGAAACAGCTTTAACTAGTATGTTAGGGGTCTATGCTGCAATGATATCAGGAAAATCGCTAGCCGGTAATATTGCTAAACTAGTACCTGGTGTTGGAACACTTGGTGGAGGCCTTATATCTGGTGGTGTCGGAATGGTTATTACTGGTGCATTGGGGTATGCCTATATAGAATTAATGGAACTCGTTATTAAAGGACAGGTTGATTTAAGTACTATGACACCTGATGCATTAACAGACTTATTATTAAAGCTGTTACCAAATTATTTACCGAAATAA
- a CDS encoding tyrosine-type recombinase/integrase has product MSYNVQPLRSQTEIDDFLFWLRRTNYPERDTFLFIFGINNGLRMSDIVKLKVRDIKYEKRPIIVERKTGKRKVLYLDNLQDVIAEYIKGKDDDEWLFPSRQQGGHLKVNTVYKQYQKIADNLGRKDIGTHSLRKTFGYHYYRKTRDIATLMEIFNHSSEKVTKRYIGITTDEIGNTLADFRLGI; this is encoded by the coding sequence ATGTCGTATAATGTTCAACCGTTACGCAGTCAAACTGAGATAGATGATTTTTTATTTTGGCTTAGAAGAACAAACTATCCAGAACGCGATACCTTTCTATTTATTTTTGGCATTAACAATGGATTAAGGATGTCAGATATTGTGAAACTAAAAGTAAGAGATATCAAATATGAAAAACGTCCTATCATTGTTGAAAGAAAAACTGGGAAACGAAAAGTATTGTATCTTGATAATTTACAAGATGTCATTGCAGAATATATTAAAGGAAAAGACGATGATGAGTGGTTGTTTCCAAGTCGTCAACAAGGTGGACACTTGAAAGTAAACACGGTGTATAAACAGTATCAAAAAATCGCCGATAATTTAGGAAGAAAAGATATTGGCACTCACTCTCTTAGAAAAACATTTGGTTATCATTATTATCGAAAAACAAGAGATATTGCAACATTAATGGAAATATTTAATCATAGTTCTGAAAAAGTGACTAAACGATATATTGGCATAACAACGGATGAAATTGGAAACACTTTAGCAGATTTCAGATTAGGAATATAA
- a CDS encoding VOC family protein yields the protein MHLEHAAMYVDDLEKMRAFYERYFNATANQKYHNPKTGLETYFLSFETGARLEIMTRPDKVDEEKQLYRTGLTHLAFKTNSKEKVDILTSQLKEDGYKVLSGPRITGDGYYESVIFDPENNQIEITG from the coding sequence ATGCATTTAGAACATGCGGCAATGTATGTTGATGATTTAGAAAAAATGAGAGCGTTTTACGAAAGGTATTTTAATGCCACAGCAAACCAAAAATACCATAACCCAAAGACAGGATTAGAGACTTACTTTCTCTCATTTGAAACAGGCGCACGATTAGAAATAATGACTCGTCCAGATAAAGTGGATGAAGAAAAACAATTATACCGAACAGGATTGACTCACTTAGCTTTTAAAACAAATTCAAAAGAAAAAGTAGACATCTTGACGTCTCAATTAAAAGAAGATGGATACAAGGTATTAAGTGGTCCGCGAATAACCGGAGATGGCTATTACGAAAGTGTCATCTTTGATCCAGAAAATAATCAAATTGAAATTACAGGTTAA
- the lepA gene encoding translation elongation factor 4: MNFDEMKKRQESIRNFSIIAHIDHGKSTLADRILQQTETVSDREMQAQLLDSMDLERERGITIKLNAVELTYNAKDGKEYIFHLIDTPGHVDFTYEVSRSLAACEGAVLVVDAAQGIEAQTLANVYLAVDNDLEILPVINKIDLPAADPERVRKEIEDVIGIDASEAVLASAKAGIGIEDILEQIVEYVPAPDGDLNAPLKALIFDSVYDSYRGVVLNIRVFDGVVKPGDTIQLMNNGVQYEVSEVGIFSPKAVPRDFLMVGDVGYLTASIKNIQDTQVGDTITLADNPASEPLDGYRKMNPMVYCGLYPIDTSKYNDLREALERLQLNDSALDFEPETSQALGFGFRCGFLGLLHMDVIQERLEREFNLDLITTAPSVIYHVNMTDGSQVIVDNPAEFPEPGVIDSVEEPYVKAQIMVPNDYVGAVMEISQRKRGEFVTMDYLDDYRVNIVYNIPLSEIVFDFFDKLKSGTKGYASLDYELIGYRTSNLVKMDILLNAEKVDALSFIVHKDFAYERGKAIVEKLRKLIPRQQFEVPIQAAIGAKIVSRTDIKALRKNVLAKCYGGDVSRKRKLLEKQKEGKKRMKQIGSVEVPQEAFMAVLKMDEDEPKKK; encoded by the coding sequence ATGAATTTTGATGAAATGAAAAAAAGACAAGAATCTATTCGGAATTTCTCCATCATAGCACATATTGACCATGGAAAATCAACGCTTGCTGACCGTATTTTACAACAGACCGAAACCGTTTCTGACCGTGAAATGCAAGCACAGTTACTTGATTCAATGGACTTAGAAAGAGAACGCGGTATTACAATCAAATTAAATGCCGTTGAGTTAACTTATAATGCGAAAGATGGAAAAGAATATATTTTTCACCTAATAGATACACCTGGGCATGTCGATTTTACTTATGAAGTGTCACGCAGCTTAGCCGCTTGTGAAGGGGCTGTACTTGTGGTAGATGCAGCTCAAGGGATTGAAGCTCAAACGTTAGCCAACGTGTATTTAGCGGTTGATAATGATTTAGAAATTTTACCAGTTATTAATAAAATAGATTTACCTGCAGCAGATCCTGAGCGTGTTAGAAAAGAAATCGAAGACGTGATTGGGATTGACGCAAGTGAAGCAGTTTTAGCTAGTGCAAAAGCTGGAATTGGGATTGAAGATATCCTAGAACAAATCGTCGAATACGTTCCAGCGCCAGATGGTGACTTGAATGCACCACTAAAAGCACTGATTTTTGACTCTGTGTACGACTCTTATCGTGGGGTTGTTTTAAACATTCGTGTCTTTGACGGTGTCGTAAAACCAGGGGATACCATTCAATTAATGAATAACGGTGTTCAATACGAAGTAAGTGAAGTAGGAATCTTCTCTCCAAAAGCTGTCCCAAGAGATTTCTTGATGGTAGGGGACGTTGGTTACTTAACAGCAAGTATCAAAAATATTCAAGATACACAAGTAGGGGATACCATTACGTTAGCGGATAATCCTGCGAGCGAACCTTTAGATGGTTACCGTAAAATGAACCCAATGGTGTATTGTGGATTATACCCAATTGATACATCAAAATACAATGATTTACGTGAAGCTCTTGAACGTCTGCAATTAAATGACTCTGCTCTTGATTTTGAGCCGGAAACATCTCAAGCATTAGGGTTTGGATTCCGTTGTGGGTTTTTAGGTTTGTTACATATGGACGTCATCCAAGAACGTTTAGAACGTGAATTTAATTTAGACTTGATTACAACCGCACCATCTGTAATTTATCATGTGAATATGACAGACGGGTCACAAGTCATCGTTGACAATCCGGCAGAATTTCCAGAGCCAGGTGTAATCGATAGCGTGGAGGAGCCTTATGTTAAAGCACAAATCATGGTGCCAAATGATTACGTTGGAGCTGTCATGGAAATTTCTCAACGTAAACGTGGTGAGTTTGTGACGATGGATTATTTAGATGATTATCGTGTTAATATCGTCTACAATATTCCATTATCTGAAATTGTCTTTGACTTCTTTGATAAATTAAAATCTGGAACAAAAGGATACGCATCTCTTGATTATGAATTGATAGGCTACCGAACAAGTAACTTAGTTAAGATGGATATCTTATTGAATGCTGAAAAAGTTGATGCCTTGAGTTTTATCGTGCATAAAGACTTTGCGTACGAACGTGGGAAAGCCATCGTTGAAAAACTACGTAAATTAATTCCAAGACAACAATTCGAAGTGCCTATCCAAGCAGCAATTGGTGCGAAAATTGTCTCTCGTACGGATATCAAAGCCTTACGTAAAAACGTGTTGGCGAAATGTTACGGTGGGGATGTCTCTCGTAAACGTAAATTACTGGAAAAACAAAAAGAAGGTAAGAAACGGATGAAACAAATCGGATCAGTTGAAGTTCCACAAGAAGCCTTCATGGCCGTTCTTAAGATGGACGAAGACGAACCGAAGAAGAAATAA
- a CDS encoding helix-turn-helix transcriptional regulator, with protein sequence MASFQSHVKKYRLLKDMTQDELATAVGIRRETIGRLEQAKYNPSLELAVNISRVLDVPIETLFEFDG encoded by the coding sequence ATGGCTTCTTTTCAGTCACATGTAAAAAAATACAGACTTCTAAAAGATATGACACAAGATGAGCTAGCTACTGCAGTTGGCATACGTCGAGAAACCATTGGTAGACTAGAACAAGCAAAGTATAACCCATCTCTTGAACTCGCTGTTAACATTTCAAGAGTCTTAGATGTTCCAATCGAAACATTATTTGAATTTGATGGATAA
- a CDS encoding DUF3796 domain-containing protein: protein MKKALTNKSWLIGFLGCIGVLGIKGEPNFLLFFSFFAGFQYIWLYKLGTVYDERLIANKNKAAVNALKIALLFGLISNLAISFLFTDYEVLYRWTLGIFSLTFAIGLNSWAYLTYKYDKED, encoded by the coding sequence ATGAAGAAAGCATTAACAAATAAAAGTTGGTTAATTGGTTTTTTAGGTTGTATAGGTGTATTAGGGATTAAGGGTGAACCAAACTTCTTACTGTTCTTTTCGTTTTTTGCGGGGTTTCAATATATTTGGTTATACAAATTAGGAACAGTATACGATGAAAGACTGATTGCCAATAAAAACAAAGCAGCTGTGAATGCTCTTAAAATAGCTTTACTTTTTGGATTAATTTCGAATTTAGCAATTAGTTTTTTATTTACAGATTACGAAGTTCTATATAGATGGACTCTTGGAATCTTTTCATTGACCTTTGCTATAGGATTAAACAGTTGGGCTTATCTCACTTATAAATATGATAAGGAGGACTAA
- a CDS encoding heavy metal translocating P-type ATPase, with amino-acid sequence MANNQNNHNMHDMHHDSMKHTDHDMSHMSMDHSKMDMSNHQMAGMDHSMHMGNFKKKFFVSLILAIPIILLSPMMGMTLPIQISFTGSEWIVMILSTILFFYGGQPFLSGARMELSQKQPAMMTLIAMGISVSYFYSLYGFIMSLVNPTTHVMNFFWELATLIVVMLLGHWIEMNAVSNASDSLKKIAALLPDNVTRITQSGKEEQVSLSDVHVNDQLIVRSGDKIPADGTIIKGSTTVNEFMITGESQGIVKNIDDKVIGGTINGNGTIEIKVTGTGKTGYISKVMDMVQQAQNEKIPLESLSDKVAKWLFYVALGSGIISFIIWLIISKDVGIAFERMVTVLVIACPHALGLAIPLVIARSTSLAAQNGLLLKNKKALEATNHIEYVFLDKTGTLTQGQFAVTGFNMISDRLSENEALKIIGALEKNANHPIATGIMDYINQKQLTPYDSSDTQAISGVGVTAVVNGKTAKIVNEKGLTDVSNQFNPSIKKEYQEQGNTLSFLIYDGLLIAMIALGDTIKPESKEFIAKLKEQGITPVMLTGDNQQAADTVAKYLGLDHYYSELLPGDKEKIVKEYVNKGDKVMMVGDGVNDAPSLISATVGVAIGAGTDVAIDSADIVLTNSNPEDVLKLLSLAKHTRRKMIQNLWWGAGYNIVAIPLAAGVLAPIGILLNPAVGAVFMSLSTVIVAINALTLRIGKE; translated from the coding sequence ATGGCTAACAATCAAAATAATCATAATATGCATGATATGCATCATGATTCTATGAAGCATACTGATCACGATATGTCACATATGTCAATGGATCATTCTAAGATGGATATGAGTAATCATCAAATGGCAGGTATGGATCACTCCATGCATATGGGAAATTTTAAAAAGAAATTTTTTGTTTCTCTTATTTTAGCTATCCCTATTATTTTATTATCACCTATGATGGGAATGACACTTCCAATTCAAATTAGCTTTACTGGTTCTGAGTGGATTGTCATGATTTTATCAACTATCTTATTTTTCTATGGTGGGCAACCATTTTTAAGCGGAGCACGTATGGAATTAAGTCAAAAGCAACCAGCAATGATGACACTCATTGCCATGGGGATATCTGTTTCTTATTTTTATAGTTTATACGGGTTTATCATGAGTCTTGTTAATCCAACTACTCATGTCATGAACTTTTTCTGGGAACTTGCGACGTTAATTGTCGTTATGTTACTAGGTCATTGGATTGAAATGAATGCAGTAAGTAACGCTAGCGATTCATTGAAAAAAATTGCGGCATTATTACCAGATAATGTCACAAGAATCACACAATCAGGAAAAGAAGAACAAGTCTCTTTATCTGATGTTCATGTTAACGACCAATTGATTGTACGTAGTGGTGATAAAATTCCTGCAGATGGAACAATTATTAAGGGTAGTACCACGGTCAATGAATTTATGATTACAGGTGAATCACAAGGTATTGTAAAAAACATCGATGACAAAGTAATCGGCGGGACCATTAATGGAAATGGAACGATTGAAATAAAAGTGACTGGTACTGGAAAAACTGGCTATATTTCAAAAGTAATGGACATGGTACAACAAGCTCAAAACGAAAAAATTCCGCTAGAATCTTTATCAGATAAGGTAGCTAAGTGGTTATTTTATGTGGCATTAGGTAGTGGAATCATCAGTTTTATTATTTGGTTAATCATTAGTAAAGATGTTGGGATAGCATTTGAGCGTATGGTAACAGTTTTAGTTATTGCTTGCCCACATGCACTTGGTTTAGCCATTCCTTTGGTTATTGCTCGTTCAACTTCTCTTGCTGCTCAAAATGGTTTATTATTAAAAAATAAAAAAGCACTTGAAGCAACTAATCATATTGAATATGTTTTCTTAGATAAAACAGGTACCTTAACTCAAGGACAGTTTGCTGTAACTGGTTTTAACATGATTTCTGACCGGCTATCTGAAAATGAGGCATTAAAAATTATAGGGGCGTTAGAAAAGAATGCTAACCATCCTATCGCTACAGGTATCATGGATTATATTAATCAAAAACAATTGACACCTTATGATTCATCAGATACTCAAGCTATTTCTGGTGTTGGAGTTACAGCTGTAGTCAATGGAAAAACAGCAAAAATAGTAAATGAAAAAGGATTAACTGATGTGTCTAATCAATTTAATCCTTCAATAAAAAAAGAGTACCAAGAACAAGGAAATACATTAAGTTTTCTAATATATGATGGCTTACTTATTGCCATGATTGCTCTTGGTGACACTATTAAGCCTGAATCTAAAGAATTTATTGCTAAATTAAAAGAGCAAGGTATCACACCTGTTATGTTAACTGGTGATAACCAACAAGCAGCTGATACAGTTGCTAAATATCTTGGACTTGATCATTACTATAGTGAATTATTGCCAGGCGATAAAGAAAAAATTGTGAAAGAATACGTTAATAAAGGCGATAAAGTGATGATGGTAGGGGATGGTGTGAATGATGCTCCTAGTTTGATTAGTGCAACAGTTGGTGTAGCTATTGGTGCTGGAACTGACGTTGCTATCGATTCAGCAGATATTGTTTTAACTAATAGTAATCCTGAAGACGTATTAAAATTACTTAGCTTAGCTAAGCATACTCGACGTAAAATGATTCAAAATTTATGGTGGGGAGCTGGTTATAATATTGTGGCTATTCCATTAGCTGCTGGAGTCCTTGCTCCAATAGGTATTTTACTAAACCCTGCTGTCGGTGCTGTTTTCATGTCATTGAGCACTGTTATTGTCGCTATCAATGCTTTAACGTTACGAATTGGAAAAGAATAG
- a CDS encoding choloylglycine hydrolase family protein, producing MCTSITLQSEDKLNFFARTMDFGFELNGLPIAIPRHYASTFHFEGTLKTTYAFVGTGQKIGNDYMFADGVNEKGLAIAELYYLNEASYQTSPVEGKINLTQDEFLTWVLGHVASIDELKEVIKQVEMIGVSNPLLSVMTPLHFIVSDRTGKCVVVETNNETLTVKDNPVGVMTNSPTLEWHLTNLNNYLSIQPTNYASKELDGYTIKPFGQGSGTYGLPGGLTSPERFVRATYMKTYAEKGKNESQALNSIFHILNTVTIPKGVNIKDDGHNDYTQYRAAFNLNSATYYFNPYYTQEVFSVELTEDLCSKDDATVFSVSQDFSVTKLN from the coding sequence ATGTGCACAAGTATTACATTACAATCAGAAGATAAATTAAATTTTTTTGCTCGTACAATGGATTTTGGATTTGAATTAAATGGCTTACCAATTGCCATACCAAGACATTATGCTTCAACCTTTCATTTTGAAGGTACTTTAAAAACAACCTATGCTTTTGTAGGGACAGGGCAAAAAATTGGTAATGATTACATGTTTGCTGATGGAGTGAATGAAAAAGGACTTGCTATTGCAGAGCTTTATTATCTTAATGAAGCATCTTATCAAACCAGTCCTGTTGAAGGGAAAATTAATTTAACCCAAGACGAATTTTTAACATGGGTACTTGGACATGTTGCAAGCATTGATGAATTAAAAGAGGTAATAAAACAAGTAGAGATGATTGGGGTAAGCAATCCCTTGTTATCCGTTATGACACCACTACATTTTATCGTATCAGATAGAACTGGAAAATGTGTGGTTGTTGAAACGAATAATGAAACACTAACAGTAAAAGATAATCCTGTTGGTGTCATGACAAATAGTCCAACACTTGAATGGCATTTAACTAACTTGAATAATTACTTATCTATTCAACCAACGAACTATGCTTCAAAAGAACTAGATGGTTATACCATAAAACCATTTGGACAAGGCTCAGGAACATATGGTTTACCAGGTGGGTTAACATCGCCAGAGCGATTTGTGCGTGCAACTTATATGAAAACATACGCAGAAAAAGGAAAAAATGAATCACAAGCTCTAAACAGCATCTTTCACATTTTAAACACTGTGACCATTCCTAAAGGAGTAAACATTAAAGACGATGGTCACAATGATTATACGCAATATCGTGCGGCATTTAACTTAAATAGTGCCACTTATTACTTTAATCCATACTATACACAGGAAGTATTTTCAGTAGAACTAACGGAAGATTTGTGCTCAAAAGATGATGCTACTGTATTTTCAGTATCACAAGATTTTTCTGTCACAAAATTGAACTAA